From the Micromonospora lupini genome, one window contains:
- a CDS encoding ABC transporter permease yields MVTLVLPRLVDVSAASRRSASVVERNVAALKSVYWLLLLSGFVEPLLYLLSIGVGVGTLVGDLPLPGGRLVSYAEFVAPAMLASSAMTGALSETTFNFFGKMKYMKLYDGMIATPVRPFEIALGELGWAMLRGSAYSAAFLGVMIALDLTSVVHALTTLPAAVLVGFAFGALGMAISTFMRSWQDFDLVASAQFTLFLFSGTFVPAQAYPTLLHWLVEVTPLYRAVHLVRGIALGTGGWLWLLDVLYLLAMLAAGLLVASRRMGRLLYP; encoded by the coding sequence GTGGTCACGCTGGTCCTGCCCCGGCTCGTCGACGTCTCCGCCGCGTCCCGGCGGTCGGCGTCGGTGGTCGAGCGCAACGTCGCCGCGTTGAAGTCGGTCTACTGGCTGCTGCTGCTCTCCGGTTTCGTGGAGCCGCTGCTCTACCTGCTCTCCATCGGCGTGGGCGTCGGGACGCTCGTCGGCGACCTGCCGCTGCCCGGTGGGCGGCTGGTGTCGTACGCCGAGTTCGTGGCGCCGGCGATGCTGGCCTCCTCCGCGATGACCGGGGCGCTCTCCGAGACCACATTCAACTTCTTCGGCAAGATGAAGTACATGAAGCTGTACGACGGGATGATCGCCACCCCGGTACGGCCGTTCGAGATCGCCCTCGGTGAGCTGGGCTGGGCGATGCTGCGGGGCAGCGCCTACTCGGCCGCGTTCCTCGGCGTGATGATCGCGCTGGATCTGACAAGCGTCGTCCACGCGCTGACCACCCTGCCGGCCGCGGTCCTTGTCGGGTTCGCGTTCGGGGCGCTCGGCATGGCGATCTCCACCTTCATGCGCAGTTGGCAGGATTTCGACCTGGTGGCGTCCGCACAGTTCACGCTGTTCCTCTTCTCCGGCACCTTCGTGCCGGCGCAGGCATACCCGACCCTGCTGCACTGGCTGGTCGAGGTCACCCCGCTGTACCGGGCGGTGCACCTGGTCCGCGGCATCGCGCTGGGCACCGGAGGTTGGCTCTGGCTGCTCGACGTGCTCTACCTGCTGGCGATGCTGGCGGCCGGCCTGCTGGTGGCGTCGCGGCGGATGGGCAGGTTGCTCTACCCATAG
- a CDS encoding ABC transporter permease — MVSVAQRTRVPWVPAYAVFEHYLVGLRRTWRAGVFSSFLLPVLTVLGFGLGVGAYIDQGVDGVRYLDWLVPGLIASTALQVTVGDSTWPVFSNFQWVKTYFAQTASPLRVGDILAGHLAFVLFRVLTTIAAFLLVTGLFGALRSPWAVATLPVVALLGLAVAAPTFAYAAVVSSDSWLAMLFRFAVIPMTLFAGVFFPVDSLPEALRWLAYVTPLWHAVDLCRAATLGVAPQWSIAGHLLYLAAWAAVGWLLALRTFRRKLVV; from the coding sequence ATGGTGAGTGTGGCGCAGCGGACGCGGGTGCCGTGGGTGCCGGCGTACGCGGTGTTCGAGCACTACCTGGTGGGGCTTCGTCGCACCTGGCGGGCCGGGGTGTTCTCGTCGTTCCTGCTGCCGGTGCTCACCGTGCTGGGCTTCGGGCTGGGCGTCGGCGCGTACATCGACCAGGGCGTCGACGGGGTGCGCTATCTCGACTGGCTGGTCCCCGGGCTGATCGCCTCGACGGCGCTCCAGGTGACCGTGGGCGACTCGACGTGGCCGGTGTTCAGCAACTTCCAGTGGGTCAAGACCTACTTCGCGCAGACGGCGTCGCCGCTGCGGGTCGGTGACATCCTGGCCGGGCACCTGGCCTTCGTGCTGTTCCGGGTGCTCACGACGATCGCGGCCTTCCTGCTGGTCACCGGGCTGTTCGGGGCGTTGCGGTCGCCGTGGGCGGTGGCCACCCTGCCGGTGGTGGCGCTGCTCGGGCTGGCCGTGGCCGCGCCGACCTTCGCGTACGCCGCGGTGGTGTCCAGCGACAGTTGGCTGGCGATGCTGTTCCGGTTCGCGGTCATCCCGATGACGCTGTTCGCCGGCGTGTTCTTTCCGGTCGATTCGCTGCCCGAGGCGCTGCGCTGGCTGGCGTACGTGACGCCGCTGTGGCACGCCGTCGACCTGTGCCGTGCGGCGACCCTCGGCGTCGCCCCACAGTGGTCGATCGCCGGGCACCTGCTGTACCTGGCTGCCTGGGCGGCCGTCGGTTGGCTGCTGGCGCTGCGCACCTTCCGCCGCAAGCTCGTCGTGTAG
- a CDS encoding DUF397 domain-containing protein has translation MDLTGARWRKSIRSGPDGGNCVEVADNLPGLVAVRDSKDPTGPVLVFAPDAWRAFVGLGAVRAG, from the coding sequence ATGGATTTGACCGGTGCCCGGTGGCGCAAGAGCATCCGTAGCGGCCCCGATGGCGGCAACTGCGTGGAGGTGGCCGACAACCTGCCCGGGTTGGTGGCCGTTCGTGACTCGAAGGACCCGACCGGCCCGGTGCTGGTCTTCGCGCCGGACGCGTGGCGCGCGTTCGTCGGACTCGGCGCCGTTCGCGCGGGTTGA
- a CDS encoding ABC transporter ATP-binding protein, which produces MTSGRPLIQARGLVKRFGDFTAVDGIDVEVRSGEAFGFLGPNGAGKSSTMRMVGCISPPSGGELRILDLDPVRDGPAIRARLGVCPQMDNLDPELTVRENLTVYARYFGIPRRVARERAAELLDFVQLTERADSRVEPLSGGMKRRLTIARALVNDPEIVLLDEPTTGLDPQARHLVWERLFRLKQQGVTLVLTTHYMDEAEQLCDRLVVMDGGRIVAEGSPRALIEEHSTREVVELRFAAESQEPFAGKLDGLGERVEVLPDRVLLYVPDGDAAVAEVTALGLNPANVLVRRSGLEDVFLHLTGRTLID; this is translated from the coding sequence GTGACTTCGGGGCGACCACTGATTCAGGCTCGTGGGCTGGTGAAGCGGTTCGGTGACTTCACCGCCGTCGACGGCATCGACGTCGAGGTGCGTTCGGGCGAGGCGTTCGGTTTCCTCGGCCCCAACGGCGCCGGCAAGTCCTCCACCATGCGGATGGTCGGCTGCATCTCCCCACCCAGCGGCGGTGAGCTGCGCATCCTCGACCTGGATCCGGTCCGTGACGGGCCGGCGATCCGGGCCCGCCTCGGCGTGTGCCCGCAGATGGACAATCTCGACCCGGAGCTGACCGTCCGGGAAAACCTCACGGTGTACGCCCGCTACTTCGGCATCCCGCGTCGGGTCGCCCGGGAGCGGGCCGCCGAGCTGCTCGACTTCGTTCAGCTCACCGAGCGTGCCGACAGTAGGGTCGAGCCGCTCTCCGGCGGGATGAAGCGTCGTCTGACAATCGCCCGCGCGCTCGTCAACGACCCGGAGATCGTGCTCCTCGACGAGCCGACCACCGGGCTCGACCCGCAGGCCCGGCACCTGGTGTGGGAGCGGCTGTTCCGACTCAAGCAGCAGGGAGTGACGCTTGTGCTCACCACGCACTACATGGACGAGGCCGAGCAGCTCTGCGACCGGCTGGTGGTCATGGACGGCGGGCGGATCGTCGCCGAGGGTTCACCCCGGGCGCTGATCGAGGAGCACTCCACCCGTGAGGTGGTCGAGCTGCGTTTCGCGGCCGAGTCGCAGGAGCCCTTCGCCGGCAAGCTCGACGGTCTGGGGGAGCGGGTCGAGGTGCTGCCCGACCGGGTCCTGCTCTACGTCCCCGACGGTGACGCGGCGGTCGCCGAGGTCACCGCGTTGGGGCTCAACCCGGCAAACGTGCTGGTGCGGCGCAGCGGCCTGGAGGACGTCTTCCTGCACCTGACCGGCCGCACCCTGATCGACTGA
- a CDS encoding low temperature requirement protein A, with the protein MRRVRTGPPHLPSWLATRMGLRGLAPRADEAGHRHATWLELFLDLIFVYALGAVVARLGNEPNPSPTAVLAVIGLFVVIQWAWLGQVYYDTRFDPDDALHRLLVLVALIGAGAMTLGVDEVPESVLLPVGYLIVRGVLLLLYLRARPTSPMARMVTTVYLIGFGSGWLIWLVSLTTPTELRPVLWIVAMVVELATPWVGVRWLNRWPVDNRHLPERIGQFTIIVLGSALASLLFAVPDHPPPHMILTAAMAFLIPAAVWWVYTTFVTTRLLQSRLRGGQAYSFLHIPLGGALLLLGWALGQVVRLVDDNAAGLPLELRLLLGAAMVVWTLCGLALYWLWTRPSLARLAISAYGVLSVSLITATVHRPRVMLLLLSLAVVGYAVLLSRRLARAGAESRTPEG; encoded by the coding sequence ATGCGCAGGGTACGGACCGGACCTCCCCACCTGCCGAGTTGGTTGGCCACTCGGATGGGTCTACGCGGACTGGCCCCACGAGCCGACGAGGCCGGTCACCGGCACGCCACCTGGTTGGAGCTGTTCCTCGACCTCATCTTCGTGTACGCGCTGGGGGCGGTGGTGGCCCGGCTGGGCAACGAGCCGAACCCGTCGCCGACTGCCGTGCTGGCCGTGATCGGGCTCTTCGTGGTGATTCAGTGGGCCTGGCTGGGGCAGGTCTACTACGACACCCGGTTCGACCCGGACGACGCGCTGCACCGACTGCTGGTGCTTGTCGCGTTGATCGGCGCGGGCGCGATGACGCTCGGGGTGGACGAGGTGCCGGAGAGCGTGCTCCTACCGGTCGGGTACCTGATCGTGCGGGGCGTGCTGCTCCTGCTGTACCTGCGGGCCCGCCCCACCAGCCCGATGGCCCGCATGGTGACGACCGTCTACCTGATCGGCTTCGGGTCGGGCTGGCTGATCTGGCTGGTGTCGCTGACGACGCCCACCGAGCTGCGCCCCGTCCTGTGGATCGTCGCGATGGTCGTCGAACTGGCCACGCCCTGGGTCGGCGTACGGTGGCTCAACCGCTGGCCGGTGGACAACCGGCACCTGCCGGAACGGATCGGCCAGTTCACCATCATCGTGCTGGGCAGCGCGCTGGCCAGCCTGCTCTTCGCGGTGCCGGACCACCCTCCGCCCCACATGATCCTCACCGCCGCGATGGCCTTCCTGATCCCGGCGGCCGTCTGGTGGGTCTACACCACTTTCGTCACCACCCGCCTGCTCCAGAGTCGGCTGCGCGGCGGGCAGGCGTACAGCTTCCTGCACATCCCGCTCGGCGGCGCGCTGCTGCTGCTCGGCTGGGCGCTCGGCCAGGTGGTCCGGCTCGTCGACGACAACGCGGCCGGGCTGCCGCTGGAGCTGCGGCTTCTGCTGGGCGCCGCGATGGTGGTCTGGACGCTGTGTGGCCTGGCCCTGTACTGGTTGTGGACCCGACCGAGCCTCGCCCGGTTGGCGATCTCCGCCTACGGGGTGCTCTCGGTCTCCCTGATCACCGCGACTGTGCACCGACCGAGGGTGATGCTGTTGCTGCTCTCCCTGGCGGTCGTCGGGTACGCCGTGCTGCTCAGCCGGCGACTCGCCCGGGCCGGCGCGGAGAGCCGCACACCCGAGGGCTGA
- a CDS encoding siderophore-interacting protein: MSERPRNVTAVQVLRTERPTPHLIRLVLGGDELIGLPVGEFTDHYIKLVFPHPGVAYAQPLDLAAIRRDLPREQWPRLRAYTVRRWDPLAGELTVDVVHHGDEGLAGPWAAALRPGDPVHFVGPGGAYAPDPAADWHLLVGDESALPAIAAALERLPLGAPARVFVEIADPADEQKLLSPGAVELTWLHRGDRPVGEALVAAVRALEFPAGRVHAFVHGEAAFVRDLRRLLRGERGLPLDQLSISGYWRRGMDDEGWRSTKADWNNQVAAEEATAA; encoded by the coding sequence ATGTCGGAACGCCCAAGGAACGTCACAGCGGTCCAGGTGCTGCGCACCGAGCGACCCACCCCGCACCTGATCCGGCTCGTCCTCGGTGGGGACGAGCTGATCGGCCTGCCGGTGGGCGAGTTCACCGACCACTACATCAAGCTGGTCTTTCCGCACCCCGGCGTCGCGTACGCGCAGCCGCTCGACCTCGCCGCGATCCGCCGTGACCTGCCCCGGGAGCAGTGGCCCCGGCTGCGCGCGTACACCGTGCGGCGGTGGGACCCGCTGGCCGGGGAGTTGACAGTGGACGTGGTGCACCACGGCGACGAGGGGCTGGCCGGTCCGTGGGCCGCCGCGCTGCGCCCGGGTGACCCGGTGCACTTCGTCGGCCCCGGCGGGGCGTACGCCCCGGACCCGGCGGCGGACTGGCACCTGCTGGTCGGCGACGAGAGCGCCCTGCCGGCGATCGCCGCCGCCCTGGAACGGCTGCCGTTGGGCGCTCCCGCCCGCGTCTTCGTGGAGATCGCCGACCCGGCGGACGAGCAGAAGCTGCTCAGCCCCGGCGCGGTCGAGCTGACCTGGCTGCACCGGGGGGACCGCCCGGTGGGCGAGGCGCTCGTCGCGGCGGTACGAGCGTTGGAGTTCCCGGCCGGTCGGGTGCACGCGTTCGTGCACGGCGAGGCCGCCTTCGTCCGGGACCTGCGCCGGCTGCTGCGCGGCGAGCGGGGCCTACCCCTCGACCAGCTCTCCATCTCCGGCTACTGGCGACGGGGCATGGACGACGAGGGCTGGCGCTCCACCAAGGCCGACTGGAACAACCAGGTCGCAGCCGAGGAGGCCACCGCCGCCTGA
- a CDS encoding deoxyguanosinetriphosphate triphosphohydrolase, which translates to MNRADARLVEEPPKDTGHRRSPYERDRARVLHSAAFRRLATKTQVHTAGTDDFLRTRLTHSLEVAQIAREMGARLGCDPDVVDVAGLAHDLGHPPFGHNGEAALDLLAAPCGGFEGNAQTLRVLTRLEAKVLAPDGSSAGLNLTRASLDAIGKYPWPRRDGQRKFGVYADDAAVFGWIRAGAPGDRRCLEAQVMDWADDVAYSVHDVEDGIHGGYVVLRPLLADADERAALCADVAAAYSGESPADLAEVLVELLADPLLAPLTSYDGSHRALVALKATTSGLTGRFVSAAVAATEERYGPGPHRRYAADLVVPRRVRAQCALLKGIALRYVMRRTGFRGRYERQRTMLAELAAALVRRAPDGLDSVFAPLWRAAPDDAARLRVVIDQIASLTDPAAMSWHARLVSGGAPPEASATT; encoded by the coding sequence GTGAATCGCGCTGACGCCCGCCTCGTCGAGGAGCCGCCCAAGGACACCGGCCACCGCCGGTCGCCGTACGAGCGCGACCGTGCCCGGGTGCTGCACTCCGCGGCGTTTCGCCGGTTGGCGACCAAGACCCAGGTGCACACCGCCGGCACCGACGACTTCCTGCGTACCCGGCTGACGCACTCGCTGGAGGTGGCCCAGATCGCCCGGGAGATGGGTGCCCGGCTGGGTTGCGACCCGGACGTGGTCGACGTCGCCGGGCTCGCCCACGACCTCGGGCACCCGCCGTTCGGGCACAACGGCGAGGCGGCGCTGGACCTGCTGGCCGCGCCCTGCGGCGGCTTCGAGGGCAACGCGCAGACGCTGCGGGTGCTGACCCGGCTGGAGGCGAAGGTGCTCGCCCCGGACGGTTCGTCGGCCGGGCTGAACCTCACCCGGGCGTCGCTCGATGCGATCGGCAAGTACCCCTGGCCGCGTCGGGACGGGCAGCGCAAGTTCGGGGTGTACGCCGACGACGCCGCGGTGTTCGGCTGGATCCGGGCCGGTGCGCCCGGCGACCGGCGCTGCCTGGAGGCGCAGGTGATGGACTGGGCCGACGACGTCGCGTACTCGGTGCACGACGTGGAGGACGGCATCCACGGCGGGTACGTCGTGCTGCGCCCGCTGCTCGCGGACGCCGACGAGCGGGCCGCGCTCTGCGCGGACGTGGCCGCCGCCTACTCCGGGGAGTCCCCGGCCGACCTGGCCGAGGTGCTCGTCGAGTTGCTCGCCGATCCGCTGCTCGCCCCGCTCACCTCCTACGACGGCAGCCACCGCGCACTGGTCGCGCTGAAGGCCACCACCAGCGGCCTGACCGGTCGGTTCGTGTCGGCGGCGGTGGCGGCCACCGAGGAGCGGTACGGCCCCGGGCCGCACCGTCGCTACGCCGCCGACCTGGTGGTGCCGAGACGGGTCCGGGCGCAGTGCGCGCTGCTCAAGGGCATCGCCCTGCGCTACGTGATGCGGCGCACCGGCTTCCGGGGGCGCTACGAGCGGCAGCGGACGATGCTCGCCGAGCTGGCGGCGGCGCTGGTCCGACGGGCGCCGGACGGGCTCGACTCGGTGTTCGCACCGCTGTGGCGGGCCGCGCCGGACGACGCCGCCCGGCTGCGTGTGGTGATCGACCAGATCGCCTCGCTCACCGACCCGGCGGCGATGAGCTGGCACGCCCGTCTCGTCTCCGGCGGCGCACCGCCGGAGGCATCCGCGACAACTTAG
- a CDS encoding VOC family protein: protein MTSVWENLTIDARDPARLARWWAEALGYQVVAERPDEVEIRKSADSLPGLVFVPVPDGKERKNRLHLDLRPADREAEVERLVDMGARHVDVGQGDVGWTVLSDPEGNEFCVLREK, encoded by the coding sequence ATGACAAGCGTCTGGGAGAACCTGACCATCGACGCCCGCGATCCGGCCCGACTGGCCCGCTGGTGGGCAGAGGCACTCGGCTACCAGGTGGTCGCCGAGAGACCGGACGAGGTGGAGATCCGCAAGTCCGCCGACAGCCTTCCCGGCCTGGTCTTCGTGCCGGTGCCCGACGGCAAGGAGCGCAAGAACCGCCTACACCTCGACCTGCGTCCGGCCGACCGGGAGGCCGAGGTCGAGCGCCTGGTCGACATGGGCGCCCGGCACGTCGACGTCGGTCAGGGTGACGTCGGGTGGACGGTCCTGTCCGACCCGGAGGGCAACGAGTTCTGCGTTCTGCGTGAGAAGTGA
- a CDS encoding roadblock/LC7 domain-containing protein, translating into MDADTVVGTELLGLRRRRPEVAGAVLAGTDGLLISSDLPSTDATHLAALAAASYGLGHRVADTVRRGEFRESVVRTTDGCVVTYPAGRSALLTLVTASAAEDLEGLHEEARAVAHRAGRVLDTRGGGIGATAVPDAHAPLAVRTPMATLPAQLRRSARPTWRRPPI; encoded by the coding sequence GTGGATGCAGACACGGTGGTGGGAACGGAACTGCTCGGGCTGCGCCGACGCCGACCCGAGGTCGCCGGCGCCGTGCTGGCCGGCACCGACGGGCTGCTCATCTCCAGCGACCTGCCGAGCACCGACGCCACACACCTCGCCGCGCTCGCCGCGGCCAGCTACGGGCTCGGTCACCGGGTCGCCGACACGGTCCGGCGGGGTGAGTTCCGCGAGTCGGTGGTACGCACCACCGACGGCTGCGTGGTCACCTACCCGGCCGGGCGCAGCGCCCTGCTGACACTGGTCACCGCGTCGGCGGCGGAGGATCTGGAAGGGCTGCACGAGGAGGCTCGGGCGGTGGCGCACCGGGCCGGCCGCGTGCTGGACACCCGTGGCGGCGGGATCGGCGCCACGGCGGTGCCCGACGCGCACGCGCCGCTTGCCGTGCGTACCCCGATGGCGACCCTGCCGGCGCAGTTGCGCCGCTCGGCCCGACCCACCTGGCGTCGCCCGCCGATCTGA
- the ppdK gene encoding pyruvate, phosphate dikinase, producing the protein MAAQETDEHKYVYDFSEGNKDLKDLLGGKGANLAEMTNLGLPVPPGFTITTEACQAYLATGREPDGLAGQIETHLEALERAMGKRLGDPQDPLLVSVRSGAKFSMPGMMETVLNVGLNDESVVGLSAQAGQNDRFAWDSYRRLIQMFGKTVCEVPGEEFEHALDEAKNAKGTHNDLDLDADDLRGLVDAYKKIFAKHTGREFPQQPREQLDLAIRAVFESWNAERAVLYRRQERIPADLGTAVNVVTMVFGNLGPDSGTGVAFTRDPGSGAQGIYGDYLANAQGEDVVAGIRNTVPLQELEQLDKSSYDELLGIMARLEEHYRDLCDIEFTIERGKLWMLQTRVGKRTAAAAFVIAGQLVDEGLIDLDEALHRVNGAQLAQLMFPRFQLDHEFEAVATGIGASPGAASGTVVFTSARAVELAAEGKSVILVRRETNPDDLNGMIAAKGILTSRGGKTSHAAVVARGMGKTCVSGADAIDVNVPAKRFTVAGQTVNEGDVVSVDGTTGKVYLGEVPVMPSEVVQYFEGSLDPEHIDNALVRAVHRIMTHADGKRRLAVRTNADTGADAARARRFGAEGIGLCRTEHMFLGDRRELVERLILARAADEREAALEALLPLQRADFVEIFREMDGLPVTVRLIDPPLHEFLPPLEQLAVNVAVAQERGEDVAKEEALLAAVRRMHEENPMLGLRGVRLGLVIPGLFAMQVRAIVEAAVECARRGGDPRPEIMVPLVGAVQELETVRAEAEKIIEEVTREKAVEVLIGTMIEVPRAALTAGQIAEAAQFFSFGTNDLTQMGWGFSRDDVEGAFFWRYLELGIFGISPFESIDRDGVGRLVRIAAEEGRAARPGLKLGVCGEHGGDPDSVHFFHEVGLDYVSCSPFRVPVARLEAGRAVVETNGSDSR; encoded by the coding sequence GTGGCAGCGCAAGAGACCGACGAACACAAGTACGTCTACGACTTCTCCGAGGGCAACAAGGATCTCAAGGATCTGCTCGGCGGCAAGGGGGCCAACCTCGCCGAGATGACAAACCTCGGCCTGCCCGTCCCGCCCGGCTTCACCATCACCACCGAGGCCTGCCAGGCGTACCTCGCGACCGGGCGGGAGCCGGACGGCCTCGCCGGTCAGATCGAGACGCACCTGGAGGCGCTGGAACGGGCGATGGGCAAGCGCCTCGGCGACCCGCAGGACCCACTGCTGGTGTCCGTCCGCTCCGGGGCCAAGTTCTCCATGCCCGGCATGATGGAGACCGTCCTCAACGTCGGCCTCAACGACGAGAGCGTGGTCGGGCTCTCCGCGCAGGCAGGTCAGAACGACAGGTTCGCCTGGGACTCGTACCGCCGGCTGATCCAGATGTTCGGCAAGACCGTCTGCGAGGTGCCGGGCGAGGAGTTCGAGCACGCCCTGGACGAGGCCAAGAACGCCAAGGGCACCCACAACGACCTGGATCTGGACGCCGACGACCTGCGGGGGCTTGTCGACGCGTACAAGAAAATCTTCGCCAAGCACACCGGTCGGGAGTTCCCGCAGCAGCCGCGTGAGCAGCTCGACCTGGCCATCCGGGCGGTCTTCGAGTCGTGGAACGCCGAGCGCGCGGTGCTCTATCGCCGCCAGGAGCGCATCCCCGCCGACCTCGGCACCGCGGTCAACGTGGTGACAATGGTCTTCGGCAACCTGGGCCCCGACTCGGGCACCGGCGTCGCCTTCACCCGCGACCCGGGCAGCGGCGCGCAGGGCATCTACGGCGACTACCTGGCCAACGCGCAGGGCGAGGACGTGGTCGCCGGCATCCGCAACACCGTGCCGTTGCAGGAGTTGGAGCAGCTCGACAAGTCCTCCTACGACGAGCTGCTCGGCATCATGGCCCGGCTTGAGGAGCACTACCGGGATCTGTGCGACATCGAGTTCACCATCGAGCGCGGCAAGCTGTGGATGTTGCAGACCCGGGTCGGCAAGCGCACGGCCGCCGCCGCGTTCGTCATCGCCGGGCAGCTCGTCGACGAGGGCCTGATCGACCTGGACGAGGCGCTGCACCGGGTCAACGGCGCGCAGCTCGCCCAGCTCATGTTCCCCCGCTTCCAGCTCGACCACGAGTTCGAGGCGGTCGCCACGGGCATCGGCGCGTCACCAGGCGCGGCGTCCGGCACTGTGGTCTTCACCTCCGCCCGAGCCGTCGAGCTGGCGGCCGAGGGGAAGTCGGTGATCCTGGTCCGCCGGGAGACCAACCCGGACGACCTGAACGGCATGATCGCCGCCAAGGGCATTCTCACCTCGCGCGGCGGCAAGACCAGCCACGCCGCCGTGGTGGCCCGGGGCATGGGCAAGACCTGCGTGTCCGGCGCCGACGCGATCGACGTGAACGTGCCGGCGAAGCGGTTCACCGTGGCCGGGCAGACCGTCAACGAGGGCGATGTCGTCTCCGTCGACGGCACCACGGGCAAGGTGTACCTCGGTGAGGTGCCGGTCATGCCCTCGGAGGTCGTGCAGTACTTCGAGGGCAGCCTCGACCCCGAGCACATCGACAACGCGCTCGTCCGTGCCGTACACCGGATCATGACGCACGCCGACGGGAAGCGGCGGCTGGCGGTCCGCACGAACGCCGACACCGGCGCGGACGCGGCCCGTGCCCGGCGCTTCGGCGCCGAGGGCATCGGGCTGTGCCGCACCGAGCACATGTTCCTCGGCGACAGGCGGGAGCTGGTCGAGCGGCTGATCCTGGCGCGCGCCGCGGACGAGCGGGAGGCGGCGCTGGAGGCGCTGTTGCCGTTGCAGCGGGCCGACTTCGTGGAGATCTTCCGGGAGATGGACGGGCTGCCGGTCACCGTCCGGCTGATCGACCCGCCGCTGCACGAGTTCCTGCCCCCGCTGGAGCAGCTCGCCGTCAACGTCGCGGTTGCCCAGGAACGCGGCGAGGACGTGGCCAAGGAGGAGGCGCTGCTCGCCGCCGTCCGGCGGATGCACGAGGAGAACCCGATGCTCGGCCTGCGCGGCGTCCGCCTCGGCCTGGTCATCCCCGGCCTGTTCGCGATGCAGGTCCGGGCCATCGTCGAGGCCGCGGTCGAGTGCGCCCGACGCGGCGGCGACCCCAGGCCGGAGATCATGGTCCCGCTGGTCGGCGCGGTGCAGGAGCTGGAGACGGTACGCGCCGAGGCCGAAAAGATCATCGAGGAGGTGACCCGGGAGAAGGCTGTCGAGGTGCTGATCGGCACGATGATCGAGGTGCCCCGGGCGGCGTTGACAGCCGGCCAGATCGCCGAGGCGGCGCAGTTCTTCTCCTTCGGCACCAACGACCTGACCCAGATGGGCTGGGGTTTCTCCCGCGACGACGTCGAGGGCGCGTTCTTCTGGCGCTATCTGGAGCTGGGCATCTTCGGCATCTCGCCGTTCGAGTCGATCGACCGTGACGGTGTCGGCCGGCTGGTGCGGATCGCCGCCGAGGAGGGCCGGGCCGCCCGACCCGGGCTGAAACTCGGTGTCTGCGGTGAGCACGGCGGCGACCCGGACTCGGTGCACTTCTTCCACGAGGTCGGCCTGGACTACGTGTCCTGCTCGCCGTTCCGGGTGCCTGTGGCACGCCTGGAGGCCGGCCGGGCGGTCGTGGAGACGAACGGGTCGGACAGCCGCTGA